Within Streptomyces antibioticus, the genomic segment CCCGGCTGGCGCTGGGTGTTCCTGCTGAACGTGCCGCTGGCGCTGGTGTGCGTGCCGGTCGCGCTGCGGCACGTACCGGAGTCCCGCGACAGCCGCGCGCACGGCCGGTTCGACGTCCTCGGGGCGGTCCTGGGGGCGGCGGCCCTCGCCCTGGTGACGTACGCGCTGATCGAGGCGGACGAGTTCTCCCCGGCCGTCGTCGTCGCGGCGGTGGGCGGGGTGGCCGCCGGGGTCGCCTTCGTCGTCGTGGAGCGGCGGCGCGCCGATCCGATGATGCCGCCCGACATCTTCGCGTCCCGCCAGTTCACCGCCGTCAACCTGGTCACGCTGTGCGTCTACGCCGCGTTCGGCGGGTTCTTCTTCCTCGCCGTGGTCCAGCTCCAGGTCGTCTCCGGCTGGTCGGCGCTGGCGGCCGGTACGGCCCTGCTGCCGGCCACCCTGCTGATGCTGCTGCTCTCCGCCCGCTCAGGTCAGCTCGGGGAGCGGATCGGGCCGCGCATCCCGCTCACGGTCGGCCCGCTGCTGTGCGCGGCGGGCATGCTGCTGATGCTGCGCGTCGGGCCGGACGCCTCCTATGCCGCCGATGTGCTGCCCGCAGTGCTGGTCCTCGGCCTGGGCATGGTGACCCTGGTCGCCCCGCTGACCGCGACCGTGCTGGCCTCGGTGGACGTCTCGCGCGCGGGTCTGGCCAGCGGGATCAACAACGCGGCGGCCCGCGCGGCCGGCCTGGTCGCCGTCGCCGCGCTGCCCGTGCTGACCGGGATGGGCCCGGAGGCGTACCGCTCGCCGGACGCCTTCGACACGGCGTTCCGGCAGGCCATGGGGTGGTGCGCGGGGGTGCTGGTGCTGGGCTCGTTCCTCGCCTTCGCGACGGTCCGCCGGCCGGCCCCCGACTGCACCCGCCCGGAATGCCGCACCCACGGGAGTGTCATGGCTCCTCCGCTGGAGGGGCGGCCGGTGGGGAAACGGATCGGCGGGTAGGGGCTTTCCAGGGGGCCGGGTGGAAGGAGGCCGGGTGGAAGGAGGCCGGGTGGAGGGGGGCCGGGTGGAGGGGGGGGCCGGGTGGAGGGGGCCGGGTGGAGGGGGCCGGGTGGAGGCCCGACGCACGCGCGCGTGGAGGAGACTGGAGGCATGTCCATTCACGAGAACCTCCTCGGGGGTCCGCCCCCGACCCACCTCCCCGACGACCCGGAGCCGCGCGAGCTGCTCGCGAACGGCACGGCGCCCGCCGACGTCGCCGCGAAGTACCCGACGTCCTCGCTGGCCTGGGCGCAGCTCGCCGACGACGCGTTCGAGCGGGGCAGCGTGGTGGAGTCGTACGCGTACGCCCGTACGGGGTACCACCGCGGCCTGGACGCCCTGCGCCGGGGCGGCTGGAAGGGCCACGGCCCGGTGCCGTGGGAGCACGAGCCGAACCGCGGCTTCCTGCGCGCTCTGCACGCCCTCGCGCGTGCCGCGCAGTCGATCGGTGAGCAGGGCGAGTACGAGCGCTGCTCGCAGTTCCTGAAGGACTCCTCGCCGACCGCGGCGCAGACCCTCGGATAGCCGTCCCGCGTGTAGCTGTCTCACGTGTAGCTGTCCCGCGTGCGGAAAGGCCCGCCCCGGATCCGGTGTGATCAGGGCGGGCCTTGCACGAACGCGGGTGCGATGCGCAAGATGCGGGTGGGGACCGGGGCCCCCGTGTCGGTAACGGCAGGGGCGGACCGCTACCCGGAGCACAATCAGGAGACAGCGATGTCCCAGCAGGCTCAGCCCCACGAGGCTTCGGAGCCCGAGACCCCGCATCTCGACTTCGCCGGCACCACGCCGTACGAGGACTACGTCAAGGCCGACGTACTCACCCATTTGCAGCACACCCTCTCCGACGATCCCGGAGAGATGGTCTTCCTGGTGACGACCCAGGTCATGGAGCTGTGGTTCACCGTCGTCGTGCACGAGTGGGAGACCGCGGCCCGTGCCCTGCGCGCGGACGACGTGCCCGTCGCGATCGACGCGCTGAAGCGTTCCGTCCGGGAACTGGAGGCCCTGAACTCCTCCTGGCGCCCGCTCGGCCAGCTCACCCCGGCCCAGTTCAACTCCTACCGCGGCGCCCTCGGCGAGGGCTCCGGCTTCCAGTCGGCGATGTACCGGCGGATGGAGTTCCTGCTCGGCGACAAGTCCGCGTCCATGCTGGTACCGCACCGCGGCGCGCCCCGGGTCCACGCGGAGCTGGAGAAGGCCCTGCACGAGCCCAGCCTCTACGACGAGGTGCTGCGGCTGCTGGCCCGCCGCGGGTCGGAGATCCCGCAGTCCGTCCTGGAGCGGGACGTCTCGCGGCGCTACGAGCCCTCGCCCGAGGTCGAGCGCGCGTGGACGGCCGTCTACTCCGGTGACGCGAACAGCGAGGTCGCCCGTCTCGGCGAGGCGCTGACCGATGTCGCCGAACTGGTGTGGCGCTGGCGCAACGACCACCTCGTCGCCACGCGGCGTGCGATGGGCGCGAAGACCGGCACGGGCGGCTCCGCCGGGGTGGCCTGGCTGGAGAAGCGCGCGCGGAACAACGTCTTCCCCGAGCTGTGGACGGCGCGGTCCTATGTCTGACACCCCGCCCATCGTTTCTGTCACGTCTGCGTCCGATGCCGCGGACTTCGCCTTCAAGGCGCGCGAGCTGGACGCCGGTGACGCGCTGGCCGCCAAGCGCGCCGAGTTCCTCCTCGACGAGACCGTGTACCTCGACGGCAACTCGCTGGGCGCGCTGCCCGCCGCCGTCCCCGGCCGGGTCGAGGACGTCGTCCGCCGTCAGTGGGGCGAGCTGCGCATCCGCTCCTGGACGGAGAGCGGCTGGTGGACGGCGCCCGAGCGGATCGGCGACCGGATCGCCCCGCTGGTGGGCGCCGGGGCCGGGCAGATCGTGGTGGGCGACTCCACGAGCGTCAACGTCTTCAAGGCGCTCGTCGGCACGGTGCGCCTCGCGGACGCCGGCCGGGACGAGATCCTCGTCGACGCGACGACCTTCCCCACCGACGGCTACATCGCCGAGTCGGCGGCCCGGATGACCGGGCGTACGGTGCGTCCGGTGACTCCGGCGGAGGTGCCCGCGGCGCTGTCCGACCGTACGGCGGCCGTGCTGCTCAACCACGTCGACTACCGCACCGGGCGGCTGCACGATCTGCCCGGTCTCACCGCCGCCGCGCACGAGGCGGGCGCGCTCGCCGTCTGGGACCTCTGCCACAGCGCGGGCGCGCTGCCTGTCGGCCTCGACGCGCACGGCGTGGACCTGGCGGTCGGCTGCACCTACAAGTACCTGAACGGCGGCCCGGGTTCACCGGCGTACCTGTATGTGCGCCGTGAACTCCAGGACCGTTTCGACTCCCCGCTGCCCGGCTGGAACTCGCACGCCGAACCCTTCGGCATGCGGCCCGCCTACCGGCCCGCCGAGGGTGCCCTGCGCGGCCGGGTCGGCACGCCGGACATCCTGTCGATGCTCGCCCTGGAGGCGGCGCTCGACGTCTGGGACGGCGTCTCCGTCGACACCGTCCGCGCCAAGTCCCTCGCGCTGACGGACTTCTTCCTGGAGTGCGTGGCCGCGTACGTCCCCGAGGGCCGCGTCGAGTCGCTCACCCCGGTACGGCACGAGGAGCGCGGCAGCCAGGTGGCGCTGCGCTGCGCGGACGCCGGGGAGGTCATGGAGCGGCTGATCGCGCGCGGGGTGGTCGGGGACTTCCGCCACCCGGACGTGCTGCGGTTCGGGTTCACGCCGCTGTACGTCGGTTTCGGGGACGTGGAGCGGGCGGCGCGGACGCTGGCGGCTGTGCTGTAGGCGGTGAGGGGGGAGGGGGTGTGGTGCGGGGGAACGGTTCTGCCGGTTCGAGTCGACAAATCGGCAGAGCCGTCTCCCCTTCACCGTGCGTGACATCCGCATGTTCGCGCACGTCACGGGCCTGATACCGTCCCGGCCAACGGCCGGATTCTCACCTGGTCGGCCACCCCCTGCCCGTCCAAATCCGTTGAACCGCTGAGAGGTTGGAGCATGCCGGACGACGTCGTCGCTGCCCGGGCCGCCGCCGAGGAGGAGTCGGCCTTCTCGCACCCGCCGGTCGACCCCGACGCCACCGCCCCGTACGGCGACCACCCCGACCAGGTGATCGACTTCTACGCCCCGAAGACCGAGGCCGGTCCGGGCGGTGCCGCGCCGCTCGTCGTCGTCCTGCACGGCGGGGCGTGGCGCGCGCCGTACGACCGTCGGCACGTCAGCCCGTTCGCGGACTTCCTCGCCCGGCGCGGGTTCGCCGTGGCCAGCGTGGAGTACCGGCGCGGGCCGGCCGACGCCGCACCCGCCGTTGCCGCATCCGCCGTCGCCGGGCGCTGGCCGGACACCTTCGACGATGTCGCCGCCGCCCTCGACGCGGTTCCGGCGCTGGTGGCGAAGGTCCTGCCCCAGGCCGACGCCCGGCGCGTGGTCCTCACCGGGCATTCGGCGGGCGGCCACCTCGCCCTGTGGGCGGCGGCCCGGCATGTGCTGCCGCCCGGTGCGCCCTGGCGGGCCGACGGCCCCGTCCCCCTGCGGGGCGTGGTCGCCCTCGCCCCGATCGCGGACTTCGCGGTCGCGGAGAAGCTGGACGTCTGCGGCGGCGCGGTCCGCCAACTCCTGGGCGGCGAGCAGCACTTCGAGGAGCGGCGGCCGTACGCCGACCCCGCGCTCCTGCTGCCGACCGGCATCGCCACGACCCTGGTCCAGGGACGCACGGACCTCGTCGTACCGCAGGCGGTCGCCGAGGCGTACGCGGACGCGGCGGCGAAGGCGGGCGAGGTGGTCGGTCTGACCCTGCTGGAGGACGTCGGCCACTTCCCGCTGATCGACCCGGCGGCGGACGCGTGCGCGGTGGTGGCGGAGGAGATCGCGCAGTTGGCTTGGTGAGGGTGGGGGCGGGGGTCGGGGTGAGGGTCGGGGTGGGGGCGAGGGTGTCCCGGTGGCGTCGGTGTCCGAGGGGCCCCCGTCGTACCCGTAGTACCTGAGAGCTACGGCGGAGAACGGCTCCCCGGTGGGACGCGGGTGACGGCTGATGATCCGTAACTTCCCAGTCAGGCAGGCCCGATGAGCGGGCCGACCGGCGGGGGAGGGGCGGGATGGCAGCGGTCGAAGGACGTGCCGAGGGAGGAACGGCTCGCGGGCGGGGCGGGTTCCGAGGAGCGGATCACGGACGTGCCGGGTTCCGAGGAACGGCTCGCGGACGGGGCGGGTTCCGCTGGAGCCGTTGGGTACGGCTGCTGCTCGCCGGGCTCGTCACCGCCGCCGTGGTCGTCCCGCTCACCGCAGCGGTCCGCCCCCGCATCCCCGCCCCGGCACCCGCCAGCCTCGGCCCCCTGACGGCGGGCACGCTGGAGGAGGCGTACACCGCCAACCGGGCCAACGCCGCACTGGCCGCGCGGATGGCCGAGGCGCACGGCGACCGGCATCGCGCCGCGTCCGACCGGACCCTGGCCTCCCCCTCCCGCAAGCTGCTCGCCTTCGACGGCAGAGGCGCGGGCCGCGCCGTGGAGGTGTTCGGCGACCTCGCGCACGCGGACCGCACGGCCGTCCTCGTCCCCGGCTCGGACACCTCGCTGGACACCTACGAGCGCTTCCACCGGGCCGCCGCAGCCATGCACAGACAGCTCGCCCGGGAGGCTCCGCCCGGCACCCGGACCGCCGTGGTGGCCTGGCTCGGCTACACCACACCGGGCACGGTCAGCACCACGGCGATCACCCCGGACCGCGCCGCCGAAGCCGCCCCGGCACTACGGGCGTTCGTGCGTGAACTGCGGTCCGTCAGCGGGCCGAAGGCCCAGGTCACCCTCCTGTGCCACTCGTACGGCACGGTCGTGTGCGGCCGTGCCGCGCCCCGGCTCGAGGTGTCCGACATCGTCCTGCTGGGCAGCCCGGGCACGGGCGTGGACTCGGCGGCGGACCTGCGCACCGACGCGCGGATCTGGGCCGCGATCGGAGGCGGCGACTGGGTGGAGAACGTCCCGCACGTCAGCGCCGGCCTGTTCGGCACGACCGTCGGCTTCGGCACCGACCCGGTGTCCCCGTCCTTCGGTGCCCGGGTCTTCGCCGCCGGACCCGGCGGGCACAGCGACTACTTCGCTCCGGGCTCGGTCTGTCTGGCCAACCTCGCCCGGATCGTCCTCGGCGAGACCGCGGAGGTGACCGGTGCGTGAGCCGACGACGATCAGGCGGGCGGCCGTCCGGATCGACGCCGCCACCCCGCCCGGGCGGGACCGTGCGGTGGACGCCCTGCGGGCCCTGGCGATCGGCGGGGTCGTCCTGGGCCACTGGCTGGTGACGGCGCTCGTCGCGGACGGCGGCGCGCTGCGTGCCGCGAGCCCGCTCGGGCACATGCCCTGGCTGGCCCCGGTGTCATGGGTGTTCCAGACGCTGGCGGTGTTCTTCATGGTGGGCGGCCATGTGGCGACCCGCGGTCTTGCCTCGGCCCACACCCGCGCGGGCGTTCACGGCCGGATCCACGCCGGTGTCCACCGCACCTGGCTGGCGGCCCGGTTGAAGCGTCTGTTCAGGCCGGTCCTCGCGGTCCTCGCGGTGTGGTCGGTCGCCGCGGCCGGGCTGCTGCTCGGCGGCGCGTCGTTCGTCACCGTGCACACCGTCGTCAAACTGGCGCTGTCCCCGATGTGGTTCCTGCTGGTGTTCGCGGTGCTGACGGCGGCGACGCCGTTGCTGGCCCGGCTCAGTCCGCTGTGGCCGCTGGCCGTCGTCCTCCATGTCGACCTGGTGCGGTTCGGTCTGGGCGGTCCCGCCTGGCTCGGCTGGGTGAACGTCCTCGCGGGCTGGCTGGTGCCGTACACCCTGGGCGCCGCCTGGGCCCGGGGTGAGCTGGAGCGGCCGCGCGCGGCCTGGACCCTGCTGCTCGGCGGTGCGGTGACGACGGCGGTCCTGGTCGGTTTCGCCGGCTATCCGGCGTCGATGGTCGGCGTGCCCGGCGCGGCCGTCTCCAACCTCGACCCGCCGACGCTGGCCGCCGTCACCTTCGGTCTCGCCCAGTGCGGACTGGCGCTGCTGCTGCGCGACCGGCTGCGCCGCGTGATGCGCCGTCCCCTGGCCTGGGCGGCCGTGGCGCTGGTGAACCTCTCCGCGATGACGGTGTTCCTCTGGCACCAGACGGCTCTGATGGCCACCACCGCCCTGGGCCTCCTCGTCGGCAGACTGCCCGGCCTGCACACGGTCCCCGACGGACCGGCCTGGGCCGCGCTCCGGCTGCTGTGGCTGCCGGTGTTCGCGCTGGTGCTAGGGGTTTGCCGGGCGGCGTTCCACGGCTTCGAGAGCGGCGGAGGGCGGCGCACCCGGCGTGATCGGCACGGCCGGAGCGGCGCGGACCGTCGTGACCGGTCGCGGGTCGTACTGACCGGCGGGCGGCGGGAATTGGTGGACGCGCGGAGGGCACGGCGTGACTAGGGTGAGGCGGACGAACGGGGTGGAGAGAGTGCTGACCAGGGTGCAGAGCTGGATGATCCGGGCCCTGCGGATCCTGCGTGACGACCTGTGGACGGCCAAGGCCGACCCCCTCCCGCCGTCCGTCTGGCTGAGGTGGCTGCCGCACGGCCTGGTCTGTCTGGTCGCGCTCGGTACGACGATCGCCAACCTCGACCAGTTGGCGGACCGCTACCGGCTCGGGCCGCAGTTCGGCACGTTGTGCGCGCTCGCGCAGGGCGGTGCGGTGGTGCTGGCGCTGTGGCGTCCGGTGCCTGCCTGGTGGCTGTCGCTCACGGTGTGGGCGCTGACCGCCCTGGGGGCCCGCGGGGAGCTGCTCGCCGATCTCCCCTCCCTCGGCGGCGGGCTCCTGGACCCGCCGCGGCCGGCCGGGCATCCGGAGCTGCCGGGCTGGCCGTGGGGCCCGCCCGGCATGGTCGCGCACTGCGTGGTGCTGCTGCTGCTCGCCCTGCGGGTGCGCACCAGGGTGGCGGTGGAGGCACTGGTGCTGACCGCGCTGCTCACGTACCTGATCCAGGGGGGAATCGGCGGCGCGAACCACACGCCGACCGGTGTGCTGGCGGTGGCGCTGTTCGCGGTCGTGGTCCTCATAGGCGCCGCCCTGCGCGGCCGTCGGGAGGCCCGTCACGAACTGGTGGAACAGGCCGGCATCACCGCCGAGGAGCGGGCCCGGCGGACCCTGCTGGAGGAACGCAACCGCATCGCACGGGAGTTGCACGACGTGGTCGCGCACCACATGTCGGTGATCTCCATCCAGGCCCAGGTCGCCCCCCACCTCGTGGAGAACCCGTCGGAGGAGCTGAAGGAAAACCTCGCCGGCATCCGGCAGAACGCCCTGGAGGCCCTCGCCGAACTGCGCCGGGTGCTCGGCGTGCTGCGGTCCGAGAACCCCGAGGACCCCTACGGTCTCGGCGCGGCCGGCACCGGTGCCGCGCCGGACACCCCGCAGCCCACCCTCGACCGGCTCGACGCCCTGCTCGACAACACCCGGGCC encodes:
- a CDS encoding alpha/beta hydrolase; translated protein: MAAVEGRAEGGTARGRGGFRGADHGRAGFRGTARGRGGFRWSRWVRLLLAGLVTAAVVVPLTAAVRPRIPAPAPASLGPLTAGTLEEAYTANRANAALAARMAEAHGDRHRAASDRTLASPSRKLLAFDGRGAGRAVEVFGDLAHADRTAVLVPGSDTSLDTYERFHRAAAAMHRQLAREAPPGTRTAVVAWLGYTTPGTVSTTAITPDRAAEAAPALRAFVRELRSVSGPKAQVTLLCHSYGTVVCGRAAPRLEVSDIVLLGSPGTGVDSAADLRTDARIWAAIGGGDWVENVPHVSAGLFGTTVGFGTDPVSPSFGARVFAAGPGGHSDYFAPGSVCLANLARIVLGETAEVTGA
- a CDS encoding sensor histidine kinase, yielding MIRALRILRDDLWTAKADPLPPSVWLRWLPHGLVCLVALGTTIANLDQLADRYRLGPQFGTLCALAQGGAVVLALWRPVPAWWLSLTVWALTALGARGELLADLPSLGGGLLDPPRPAGHPELPGWPWGPPGMVAHCVVLLLLALRVRTRVAVEALVLTALLTYLIQGGIGGANHTPTGVLAVALFAVVVLIGAALRGRREARHELVEQAGITAEERARRTLLEERNRIARELHDVVAHHMSVISIQAQVAPHLVENPSEELKENLAGIRQNALEALAELRRVLGVLRSENPEDPYGLGAAGTGAAPDTPQPTLDRLDALLDNTRAAGLDVTSVVAGEAAAYPPGVQLSAYRIVQEALSNALRHAPGSAVRVTVSHMADGLYLEILNSRPEAPVRPSPGAGHGLLGMRERAVMLGGHVMAHPTLHGGFIVSAFLPKDGVKPPVRDLDPPPGLELIFPDDDPPPTADGDPPSTADGDSSPTADVKPPAGEAGDQRR
- a CDS encoding DUF3151 domain-containing protein; this encodes MSIHENLLGGPPPTHLPDDPEPRELLANGTAPADVAAKYPTSSLAWAQLADDAFERGSVVESYAYARTGYHRGLDALRRGGWKGHGPVPWEHEPNRGFLRALHALARAAQSIGEQGEYERCSQFLKDSSPTAAQTLG
- a CDS encoding tryptophan 2,3-dioxygenase family protein, which produces MSQQAQPHEASEPETPHLDFAGTTPYEDYVKADVLTHLQHTLSDDPGEMVFLVTTQVMELWFTVVVHEWETAARALRADDVPVAIDALKRSVRELEALNSSWRPLGQLTPAQFNSYRGALGEGSGFQSAMYRRMEFLLGDKSASMLVPHRGAPRVHAELEKALHEPSLYDEVLRLLARRGSEIPQSVLERDVSRRYEPSPEVERAWTAVYSGDANSEVARLGEALTDVAELVWRWRNDHLVATRRAMGAKTGTGGSAGVAWLEKRARNNVFPELWTARSYV
- a CDS encoding acyltransferase family protein, which produces MREPTTIRRAAVRIDAATPPGRDRAVDALRALAIGGVVLGHWLVTALVADGGALRAASPLGHMPWLAPVSWVFQTLAVFFMVGGHVATRGLASAHTRAGVHGRIHAGVHRTWLAARLKRLFRPVLAVLAVWSVAAAGLLLGGASFVTVHTVVKLALSPMWFLLVFAVLTAATPLLARLSPLWPLAVVLHVDLVRFGLGGPAWLGWVNVLAGWLVPYTLGAAWARGELERPRAAWTLLLGGAVTTAVLVGFAGYPASMVGVPGAAVSNLDPPTLAAVTFGLAQCGLALLLRDRLRRVMRRPLAWAAVALVNLSAMTVFLWHQTALMATTALGLLVGRLPGLHTVPDGPAWAALRLLWLPVFALVLGVCRAAFHGFESGGGRRTRRDRHGRSGADRRDRSRVVLTGGRRELVDARRARRD
- a CDS encoding MFS transporter produces the protein MPDVRTASPQGRWILFTTVLGSSMALLDSTVVNVALPRIGADLDADLADLQWTVNAYMVTLAGLILLGGSLGDRYGRRKVFVVGVVWFAVASLLCGLAPNAAVLVAARALQGVGGALLTPGSLALIQASFHPDDRGRAVGLWSGFGGIGAAVGPFVGGWLVDGPGWRWVFLLNVPLALVCVPVALRHVPESRDSRAHGRFDVLGAVLGAAALALVTYALIEADEFSPAVVVAAVGGVAAGVAFVVVERRRADPMMPPDIFASRQFTAVNLVTLCVYAAFGGFFFLAVVQLQVVSGWSALAAGTALLPATLLMLLLSARSGQLGERIGPRIPLTVGPLLCAAGMLLMLRVGPDASYAADVLPAVLVLGLGMVTLVAPLTATVLASVDVSRAGLASGINNAAARAAGLVAVAALPVLTGMGPEAYRSPDAFDTAFRQAMGWCAGVLVLGSFLAFATVRRPAPDCTRPECRTHGSVMAPPLEGRPVGKRIGG
- a CDS encoding alpha/beta hydrolase → MPDDVVAARAAAEEESAFSHPPVDPDATAPYGDHPDQVIDFYAPKTEAGPGGAAPLVVVLHGGAWRAPYDRRHVSPFADFLARRGFAVASVEYRRGPADAAPAVAASAVAGRWPDTFDDVAAALDAVPALVAKVLPQADARRVVLTGHSAGGHLALWAAARHVLPPGAPWRADGPVPLRGVVALAPIADFAVAEKLDVCGGAVRQLLGGEQHFEERRPYADPALLLPTGIATTLVQGRTDLVVPQAVAEAYADAAAKAGEVVGLTLLEDVGHFPLIDPAADACAVVAEEIAQLAW
- the kynU gene encoding kynureninase; translated protein: MSDTPPIVSVTSASDAADFAFKARELDAGDALAAKRAEFLLDETVYLDGNSLGALPAAVPGRVEDVVRRQWGELRIRSWTESGWWTAPERIGDRIAPLVGAGAGQIVVGDSTSVNVFKALVGTVRLADAGRDEILVDATTFPTDGYIAESAARMTGRTVRPVTPAEVPAALSDRTAAVLLNHVDYRTGRLHDLPGLTAAAHEAGALAVWDLCHSAGALPVGLDAHGVDLAVGCTYKYLNGGPGSPAYLYVRRELQDRFDSPLPGWNSHAEPFGMRPAYRPAEGALRGRVGTPDILSMLALEAALDVWDGVSVDTVRAKSLALTDFFLECVAAYVPEGRVESLTPVRHEERGSQVALRCADAGEVMERLIARGVVGDFRHPDVLRFGFTPLYVGFGDVERAARTLAAVL